Proteins from one Cyclopterus lumpus isolate fCycLum1 chromosome 11, fCycLum1.pri, whole genome shotgun sequence genomic window:
- the fam49al gene encoding CYFIP-related Rac1 interactor A isoform X2 — MGNLIKVLGKDLENCPHFFLDFENAQPTEAETAVWNQVSAVLEEAHGILAELQSYNGAGQEIREAIQNPGDLALQEKAWNAVCPLVAKLKRFYEFSLRLENALRSLLEALTSPPYAPMQHLEREQALAKQFAEILHFTLSFDELKMTNPAIQNDFSYYRRTISRNRLNNQQLEAENEVNNEMANRMSLFYAEATPMLKTLSNATTKFVSENKTLPIEDTTDCLSTMACVCRVMLETPEYRCRFTNTDTMLFCMRVMVGVIILYDHVHPVGAFAKTSKIDMKGCIKVLKEQPSNSVEGLLNALRYTTRHLNDDSTSKQIRALLQ, encoded by the exons ATGGGGAACCTCATTAAGGTCCTTGGCAAGGATTTAGAGAACTGTCCACATTTTTTCCTGGACTTTGAAA ATGCTCAACCCACGGAGGCGGAGACGGCCGTGTGGAACCAGGTCAGCGCGGTGCTGGAGGAGGCTCACGGGATCCTGGCCGAGCTGCAGTCCTACAACGGAGCGGGCCAGGAGATACGAGAA GCCATCCAGAACCCAGGCGACCTCGCTCTGCAGGAGAAGGCCTGGAACGCAgtctgccccctggtggccaaaCTGAAGCGCTTCTACGAGTTCTCCCTCCGACTGG agaaCGCCTTGCGCAGCCTGCTGGAGGCGCTGACCAGCCCGCCGTACGCTCCCATGCAGCACCTGGAGAGAGAGCAGGCGCTGGCCAAGCAGTTCGCTGAGATCCTTCATTTCACCCTCAGCTTCGATGAACTAAAG ATGACAAATCCAGCCATTCAGAATGACTTCAGCTACTACAGGAGGACTATAAGTAGGAACAGGCTGAACAACCAGCAG CTGGAAGCGGAGAACGAGGTCAACAACGAGATGGCCAATCGGATGTCCCTGTTCTACGCCGAGGCCACGCCGATGCTGAAGACGCTGAGCAACGCCACCACCAAGTTCGTTTCAGAG AACAAGACCTTGCCCATCGAGGACACCACGGACTGCCTGAGCACCATGGCCTGTGTGTGCCGCGTCATGCTGGAGACTCC GGAGTACCGCTGCCGGTTCACCAACACGGACACCATGCTGTTCTGCatgagggtgatggtgggggTCATCATCCTCTACGACCACGTGCACCCCGTCGGGGCCTTTGCCAAGACCTCCAAAATCGAC ATGAAGGGCTGCATCAAGGTGCTGAAAGAGCAGCCGTCCAACAGCGTGGAGGGACTCCTGAATGCACTGAG GTACACGACACGACATCTAAACGATGACAGCACCTCCAAACAAATCAGGGCCCTGCtgcaatga
- the fam49al gene encoding CYFIP-related Rac1 interactor A isoform X1: protein MGNLLKVLACAELEHGPIVFLDFEHAQPTEAETAVWNQVSAVLEEAHGILAELQSYNGAGQEIREAIQNPGDLALQEKAWNAVCPLVAKLKRFYEFSLRLENALRSLLEALTSPPYAPMQHLEREQALAKQFAEILHFTLSFDELKMTNPAIQNDFSYYRRTISRNRLNNQQLEAENEVNNEMANRMSLFYAEATPMLKTLSNATTKFVSENKTLPIEDTTDCLSTMACVCRVMLETPEYRCRFTNTDTMLFCMRVMVGVIILYDHVHPVGAFAKTSKIDMKGCIKVLKEQPSNSVEGLLNALRYTTRHLNDDSTSKQIRALLQ from the exons ATGGGAAACCTCCTGAAAGTGCTGGCTTGCGCCGAACTTGAGCATGGCCCAATAGTTTTCCTTGACTTTGAAC ATGCTCAACCCACGGAGGCGGAGACGGCCGTGTGGAACCAGGTCAGCGCGGTGCTGGAGGAGGCTCACGGGATCCTGGCCGAGCTGCAGTCCTACAACGGAGCGGGCCAGGAGATACGAGAA GCCATCCAGAACCCAGGCGACCTCGCTCTGCAGGAGAAGGCCTGGAACGCAgtctgccccctggtggccaaaCTGAAGCGCTTCTACGAGTTCTCCCTCCGACTGG agaaCGCCTTGCGCAGCCTGCTGGAGGCGCTGACCAGCCCGCCGTACGCTCCCATGCAGCACCTGGAGAGAGAGCAGGCGCTGGCCAAGCAGTTCGCTGAGATCCTTCATTTCACCCTCAGCTTCGATGAACTAAAG ATGACAAATCCAGCCATTCAGAATGACTTCAGCTACTACAGGAGGACTATAAGTAGGAACAGGCTGAACAACCAGCAG CTGGAAGCGGAGAACGAGGTCAACAACGAGATGGCCAATCGGATGTCCCTGTTCTACGCCGAGGCCACGCCGATGCTGAAGACGCTGAGCAACGCCACCACCAAGTTCGTTTCAGAG AACAAGACCTTGCCCATCGAGGACACCACGGACTGCCTGAGCACCATGGCCTGTGTGTGCCGCGTCATGCTGGAGACTCC GGAGTACCGCTGCCGGTTCACCAACACGGACACCATGCTGTTCTGCatgagggtgatggtgggggTCATCATCCTCTACGACCACGTGCACCCCGTCGGGGCCTTTGCCAAGACCTCCAAAATCGAC ATGAAGGGCTGCATCAAGGTGCTGAAAGAGCAGCCGTCCAACAGCGTGGAGGGACTCCTGAATGCACTGAG GTACACGACACGACATCTAAACGATGACAGCACCTCCAAACAAATCAGGGCCCTGCtgcaatga